The proteins below come from a single Papaver somniferum cultivar HN1 chromosome 11, ASM357369v1, whole genome shotgun sequence genomic window:
- the LOC113325157 gene encoding uncharacterized protein LOC113325157, which yields MIITGSDLQGITELKSYLNDCFKMKDPGSLSYFLGIEVGMSPTGYCISQVIYASEILQRAGLSDNKVTDTPLELNVKYSPTDGTLLSNPTLYRQLVGSLNYLTITRPDISHAVHIVSQFMSAPRSTHYAAVLRILRYIKGSLHQGLCFSSKSDLTLQAYSDSDWAGDITDRKSITGYCVFLGDSLISWRSKKQSVVSRSSAEAEYRALAHTTSELIWLRWLLRDMGVIISAPIPLYCDNKAAIQITHNDVFHERTKHIEIDCHFTRHHFKKGTITLSHVKSEFQVVDLFTKTHCAARLRFLISRLKMCNPPP from the coding sequence ATGATTATTACTGGGAGTGACTTACaaggtattactgaactcaaatcaTATCTCAATGATTGTTTTAAAATGAAAGATCCTGGATCTTTAAGCtactttcttggcattgaagttggcatgtCACCCACTGGTTATTGCATATCACAAGTCATATATGCATCTGAGATTCTACAGCGCGCAGGGCTGTCTGACAATAAGGTAACTGAcacacctcttgaattgaatGTAAAGTACAGTCCTACAGATGGGACTCTTTTGTCCAATCCAACACTGTATCGTCAACTAGTAGGGAGTCTAAATTACTTAACCATTACGAGACCAGACATAAGTCATGCAGTTCATATAGTCAGTCAGTTTATGTCTGCTCCAAGGTCTACTCATTATGCAGCTGTTCTCAGAATTCTAAGATATATCAAGGGGTCTCTTCATCAAGGTTTGTGCTTCTCATCAAAGTCTGATCTCACTCTTCAAGCTTACTCAGATTCCGATTGGGCAGGAGATATTACAGATAGAAAATCTATTACAGGCTACTGTGTGTTCTTGGGAGACTCGTTGATTtcatggagaagtaagaaacaaagtGTGGTTTCTCGTTCTAGTGCTGAAGCAGAGTATAGAGCTCTTGCTCACACCACATCTGAACTCATTTGGTTACGGTGGCTTCTTCGTGATATGGGAGTTATAATATCTGCTCCTATACCACTATATTGTGATAACAAGGCTGCTATTCAAATTACACACAATGATGtctttcatgagcgtacaaaaCATATCGAGATAGATTGTCATTTTACTCGTCATCATTTCAAGAAAGGTACAATCACTCTTTCGCACGTCAAATCAGAATTTCAAGTGGTTGATCTTTTCACCAAGACTCATTGTGCAGCTCGTCTTCGATTCTTAATTTCCAGACTCAAGATGTGTAATCCACCACCTTGA